Part of the Benincasa hispida cultivar B227 chromosome 12, ASM972705v1, whole genome shotgun sequence genome is shown below.
AATCAAATAACATCACGTTTTGTATAATCCTCATCCATATTATCAATCCTTCAGTGAACTTAATggttctgaattaatttcatcgTTTCTTCTTCATGTAGAGTATTGGCGAGATGGTATTCCTTTATGGGAAAAGAAATTTTGCAAAGAGATTGGTTGTGTGCCATGGGGTAAAATAGTTGATTCCAAGAACTTTATTTATTGTCATACCAATGTAGTCAATTGGGATGATTCCGCTTGTGAAGAGGCATTCGACAATGCCAAAAGACGTTACTGGGTGGAGATTAATGGTCATCAGAGTGACATCTGTTTGCCTGATCCAGACAAATATATTGAAGAAATTGATTGGAGTCCTGACATGGATTCTAAAATGATTGAGGAACTGGATTGGGCATATCACACTCCGAATATGAAACAACGTGATGATTGGTTGGAATGCAAAAATAAAAGGACAAGGAATTCCAGTTCTGTTTGGACAGAAGGCCACATTGAAGATTCAGGTGATGTGGGTAATCCCTGGGAACATGATAAACAATTCACTGAAAATAGAGGACAAGGATGCAGCCAGTGGAATTTAAGCGATTTTGGGAAGGTGAACAATGATGGCAATCCTTGGGACAGTAGCATTGACCAGAGGAACAGGGGTATGGTGGACAGTGCCTGGAAGGTTAAAGCGAATCAAGTTGCCACCTCCTGGAAGAATAAAGGATCTGCTAGTGATGCAAGGGGTGTGGTAGACAATGCCTCGAGAGATAAAGTGCATCAAGGTGGCAATGCCTCCTGGAAGACTAAAGGGTTTGCTAGTGATGCAAGAAATAACTCATGGAGCAGGCACCAGCAGGGTGCTAGTAATTTTGATCATTATAATAGGCCTGGGAATAACAGTTACAATCATAATGTCAGACATTTAACTGATAGAACACGGCCGAATATTCATGGAAACAACCAAGATTGGAAATATCAGTATAGGTATGGCAAGAGGCCAAAAGATGCAGAATTTGATAGCTTTGGGAGGTAGGGATCATGGAAACATTCCTCCCACACGGGGGAGGGTTTTGATTAGCGTGTTTCATGCTGGAGGAGGGTATTCAAAGCTTCAAAGAGATTATTAATTGTTGTTGTAGGAGTTGAATCGTCacatgaattttgattttgcCCACAGGTAGCCGACCAGCCACGCTTCTGTTTTTGCTTTGGTACTGCAGGATTGAATAATACTGCAGGATTGAATAATACTGCAGGATTTTTGGTATAAAGAATTGAATATGAATAACT
Proteins encoded:
- the LOC120092427 gene encoding uncharacterized protein LOC120092427, with amino-acid sequence MGNWRERPRRNFRYQKPQWSAIRNYDHDPPLEYWRDGIPLWEKKFCKEIGCVPWGKIVDSKNFIYCHTNVVNWDDSACEEAFDNAKRRYWVEINGHQSDICLPDPDKYIEEIDWSPDMDSKMIEELDWAYHTPNMKQRDDWLECKNKRTRNSSSVWTEGHIEDSGDVGNPWEHDKQFTENRGQGCSQWNLSDFGKVNNDGNPWDSSIDQRNRGMVDSAWKVKANQVATSWKNKGSASDARGVVDNASRDKVHQGGNASWKTKGFASDARNNSWSRHQQGASNFDHYNRPGNNSYNHNVRHLTDRTRPNIHGNNQDWKYQYRYGKRPKDAEFDSFGR